The proteins below are encoded in one region of Streptomyces cyanogenus:
- a CDS encoding purple acid phosphatase family protein: MGVPEKLAARMSMAEQHEYLRARFSRRTMIRGGAVTLGAVAGGAFVPGATARAAVPALGAPPTPFRQWGSTASAPAAVDGSLVAPFGRHLAWGNDPRTEITVSWQVPVAVKKPFIRIGAHPWDLSRKIEAEVRTLYTPAGVGASGDHTQYYLHAKLTHLRPGRTYYYGVGHQGFDPAAPHLLGTVGTFTTAPAHKAPFTFTAFGDEGVGYHGLANNSLLLGQNPAFHLHAGDIAYADPSGAGKTSDAGFDSRTWDSFLAQTESVAKQVPWMPAYGNHDMEAWYSPNGYGGEEARWNLPDNGPDKKNLPGVYSFVYGNTAVISLDANDVSFEIPANLGISGGTQTKWLEGQLKKFRASKDVDFIVVFFHHCAYCTSTAHASEGGVRQEWVPLFEKYTVDLVINGHNHQYERTDVIKAGRVSKELPIGGTAYPETDGVVYVTAGAAGRSLYAFSAPDSYEGHEHKTDSVASFVNTKDGKVDETVAWSRVRYLNYSFLRVDVTPAPRGRQTTLKVSGIAETGNRIDHFTVSRKAQ; encoded by the coding sequence ATGGGAGTACCCGAGAAGCTGGCCGCGCGCATGAGCATGGCCGAACAGCACGAGTACCTGCGCGCCAGATTCTCGCGGCGCACCATGATCAGGGGCGGCGCCGTCACGCTGGGCGCCGTCGCCGGTGGCGCGTTCGTGCCGGGCGCCACCGCCCGGGCCGCCGTGCCGGCCCTGGGGGCACCTCCCACGCCGTTCAGGCAGTGGGGGAGCACCGCCTCCGCCCCCGCGGCCGTCGACGGCTCCCTCGTCGCACCCTTCGGCCGCCATCTGGCCTGGGGCAACGACCCGCGCACCGAGATCACCGTCTCCTGGCAGGTCCCGGTCGCCGTGAAGAAGCCGTTCATCCGCATCGGCGCCCATCCCTGGGACCTCTCCCGGAAGATCGAGGCCGAGGTGCGCACCCTGTACACCCCGGCCGGTGTCGGTGCGAGCGGCGACCACACCCAGTACTACCTGCACGCCAAGCTGACCCACCTGCGCCCCGGCCGGACCTACTACTACGGCGTCGGCCACCAGGGCTTCGACCCGGCCGCACCGCACCTGCTGGGCACCGTGGGCACCTTCACCACCGCCCCCGCGCACAAGGCGCCGTTCACCTTCACCGCCTTCGGCGACGAGGGTGTCGGCTACCACGGTCTGGCCAACAACAGCCTCCTCCTCGGCCAGAACCCGGCCTTCCACCTGCACGCCGGCGACATCGCCTACGCCGACCCGTCCGGCGCGGGCAAGACCTCCGACGCCGGCTTCGACTCGCGCACCTGGGACTCCTTCCTCGCCCAGACCGAGTCGGTCGCCAAGCAGGTCCCGTGGATGCCCGCGTACGGCAACCACGACATGGAGGCCTGGTACTCGCCCAACGGCTACGGCGGCGAGGAGGCCCGCTGGAACCTGCCGGACAACGGCCCCGACAAGAAGAACCTGCCGGGCGTCTACTCCTTCGTCTACGGCAACACCGCGGTCATCTCGCTCGACGCCAACGACGTCTCCTTCGAGATCCCGGCGAACCTGGGCATATCAGGCGGAACGCAGACGAAATGGCTGGAAGGCCAACTGAAGAAGTTCCGCGCGTCGAAGGACGTGGACTTCATCGTCGTCTTCTTCCACCACTGCGCCTACTGCACCTCCACCGCACACGCCTCGGAAGGCGGTGTGCGCCAGGAGTGGGTGCCGCTGTTCGAGAAGTACACCGTGGACCTGGTCATCAACGGCCACAACCACCAGTACGAGCGCACCGACGTCATCAAGGCGGGCAGGGTCTCCAAGGAGCTGCCGATCGGCGGCACCGCCTACCCCGAGACCGACGGTGTGGTGTACGTCACCGCCGGCGCGGCCGGCCGCAGCCTGTACGCCTTCTCCGCCCCGGACTCCTACGAGGGCCACGAGCACAAGACCGACTCCGTGGCCTCCTTCGTCAACACCAAGGACGGCAAGGTCGACGAGACCGTCGCCTGGTCCCGGGTGCGGTACCTGAACTACTCCTTCCTGCGCGTGGACGTCACGCCCGCCCCCAGGGGCCGGCAGACCACGCTGAAGGTGTCGGGCATCGCCGAGACCGGCAACCGCATCGACCACTTCACGGTGTCCCGCAAGGCCCAGTAG
- a CDS encoding GPR1/FUN34/YaaH family transporter — protein MDNDVSAGSGSTTVVGRLALGITLLAFGLGTTGVIDGVAVSDAVSVAHYVGGVALFLIGLLALRDRDGFSGTGFAALGALWFTWAVAGHSSANAGGLFLLLFALVALTLTLAGGDSLGQVVHGLLFLAMLVLAVAQFTDSSALTKVGGWVAAVSGAVAWYAATAALAHWPTALPGRAAGRGVTAAG, from the coding sequence GTGGACAACGACGTCTCTGCGGGAAGCGGAAGCACCACCGTGGTCGGCCGACTCGCCCTGGGCATCACCCTGTTGGCGTTCGGGCTCGGTACCACCGGTGTCATCGACGGCGTGGCCGTGTCCGACGCCGTGTCAGTGGCCCACTACGTGGGCGGAGTTGCCCTGTTCCTCATCGGTCTGCTGGCCCTCCGGGACCGTGACGGCTTTTCCGGTACGGGCTTCGCGGCCCTCGGCGCCCTGTGGTTCACCTGGGCGGTCGCCGGGCACTCGTCCGCCAACGCGGGCGGGCTCTTCCTGCTCCTGTTCGCCCTCGTGGCGCTCACGCTGACCCTCGCCGGCGGGGACAGCCTCGGCCAGGTCGTGCACGGCCTGCTGTTCCTGGCGATGCTCGTGCTCGCCGTGGCGCAGTTCACGGACAGCTCGGCCCTGACCAAGGTCGGCGGCTGGGTGGCCGCCGTCTCGGGGGCGGTGGCCTGGTACGCGGCCACGGCCGCGCTGGCCCACTGGCCGACGGCCCTTCCGGGGCGTGCTGCGGGCCGGGGGGTGACGGCCGCCGGCTGA
- a CDS encoding IucA/IucC family protein, with translation MTLADAVAHLSPGRWATANRLLLRKALAEFAHERLITPEEDGDRYVVRSDDGLTSYRFSAVRRALDHWEIDPDSVTRHRDGTELPLAALDFFIELKESLGLSDEILPVYLEEISSTLSGTCYKLTKPQVTSAELARSGFQEVEAGMTEGHPCFVANNGRLGFGIHEYLSYAPETASPVRLVWLAAHRSRAAFTAGAGIEYESFLREELGEKTVERFRAVLTGRGLDPAEYLFIPVHPWQWWNKLSVTFAAEVARELLVCLGEGDDEYLAQQSIRTFFNTSAPHKHYVKTALSVLNMGFMRGLSATYMEATPAINDWLARLIDSDPVLKSTGLSIIRERAAVGYRHLEYERATDRYSPYRKMLAALWRESPVPSLRDGETLATMASLLHVDHRGASLAGALIERSGLPPAEWLRQYLRAYYVPLLHSFYAYDLVFMPHGENVVLVLKDGAVQRAVYKDIAEEIAVMDPDAALPPEVRRIRVEVPEDTKLLSVFTDVFDCFFRFLAARLAADGILTEDGFWRTVAEVTREYQEANPELADRFRQYDMFAPEFALSCLNRLQLRNNRQMVDLADPSGALQLVGTLKNPIAGL, from the coding sequence CAGCTACCGGTTCAGCGCCGTACGGCGGGCCCTGGACCACTGGGAGATCGACCCGGACTCCGTCACCCGGCACCGCGACGGCACCGAACTCCCGCTGGCCGCGCTGGACTTCTTCATCGAGCTGAAGGAGTCGCTGGGGCTGAGCGACGAGATCCTGCCGGTGTACCTGGAGGAGATCTCCTCGACACTGTCGGGCACCTGCTACAAGCTCACCAAGCCGCAGGTGACCTCCGCCGAGCTGGCCCGGAGCGGCTTCCAGGAGGTCGAGGCCGGGATGACCGAGGGCCACCCGTGCTTCGTCGCCAACAACGGGCGGCTCGGTTTCGGGATCCACGAGTACCTGTCGTACGCCCCCGAGACGGCGAGCCCCGTCCGGCTGGTGTGGCTGGCCGCGCACCGCTCGCGGGCCGCTTTCACGGCCGGCGCCGGCATCGAGTACGAGTCGTTCCTGCGGGAGGAGCTGGGCGAGAAGACGGTGGAGCGGTTCCGTGCCGTCCTCACCGGCCGGGGCCTGGACCCGGCCGAGTACCTGTTCATCCCGGTCCACCCCTGGCAGTGGTGGAACAAGCTGAGCGTCACGTTCGCCGCCGAGGTCGCCCGTGAGCTGCTGGTCTGCCTCGGCGAGGGCGACGACGAGTACCTGGCCCAGCAGTCGATCCGGACCTTCTTCAACACCAGCGCCCCGCACAAGCACTACGTGAAGACGGCCCTGTCGGTGCTCAACATGGGCTTCATGCGCGGTCTGTCGGCCACCTACATGGAGGCCACCCCGGCGATCAACGACTGGCTGGCCCGGCTCATCGACAGCGACCCGGTACTGAAGTCCACCGGCCTGTCGATCATCCGGGAGCGGGCCGCCGTCGGCTACCGGCACCTGGAGTACGAGCGGGCCACCGACCGCTACTCGCCGTACCGCAAGATGCTGGCCGCGCTGTGGCGGGAGAGCCCGGTGCCCTCGCTGCGGGACGGCGAGACCCTCGCGACCATGGCCTCCCTGCTGCACGTCGACCACCGGGGCGCCTCCCTCGCGGGCGCGCTGATCGAGCGCTCCGGCCTGCCTCCGGCCGAGTGGCTGCGGCAGTACCTGCGGGCCTACTACGTCCCGCTGCTGCACAGCTTCTACGCCTACGACCTGGTGTTCATGCCGCACGGCGAGAACGTCGTGCTGGTGCTGAAGGACGGCGCCGTGCAGCGGGCGGTCTACAAGGACATAGCCGAGGAGATCGCCGTCATGGACCCGGACGCGGCCCTGCCGCCGGAGGTGCGGCGGATCCGCGTCGAGGTCCCCGAGGACACGAAACTGCTGTCGGTCTTCACGGACGTCTTCGACTGCTTCTTCCGCTTCCTCGCCGCCCGCCTCGCCGCCGACGGCATCCTGACGGAGGACGGCTTCTGGCGCACGGTCGCCGAGGTCACCCGCGAGTACCAGGAGGCCAACCCGGAGCTGGCCGACCGGTTCCGCCAGTACGACATGTTCGCCCCAGAGTTCGCCCTGTCCTGCCTGAACCGGCTCCAGCTGCGCAACAACCGCCAGATGGTGGACCTCGCCGACCCCTCCGGCGCGCTCCAGCTGGTCGGCACCCTGAAGAACCCCATCGCCGGCCTCTGA
- the glmS gene encoding glutamine--fructose-6-phosphate transaminase (isomerizing) — protein MCGIVGYIGKRDVAPLLLEGLQRLEYRGYDSAGIVVTSPKTPGLKMVKAKGRVRDLEAKVPARFKGTTGIAHTRWATHGAPSDVNAHPHMSADQKVAVVHNGIIDNAADLRRKLEADGVEFLSETDTEVLVHLIARSQAEKLEDRVRETLRVVEGTYGIAVMHADFSDRIVVARNGSPVVLGIGEKEMFVASDIAALVAHTRQIVTLDDGEMATLKADDFRTYTTEGTRTSAEPTTVEWEAASYDMGGHDTYMHKEIHEQADAVDRVLRGRIDDRFSTVHLGGLNLDAREARQIRRVKILGCGTSYHAGMIGAQMIEELARIPADAEPASEFRYRNAVVDPDTLYVAVSQSGETYDVLAAVQELKRKGARVLGVVNVVGSAIAREADGGIYVHAGPEVCVVSTKCFTNTTVAFALLALHLGRTRDLSVRDGKRIIAGLRKLPEQITEILKQEEDIRQLAESYAEARSMLFIGRVRGYPVAREASLKLKEVSYIHAEAYPASELKHGPLALIEPALPTVAIVPDDDLLEKNRAALEEIKAREGKILAVAHRHQEKADQTILVPKNEDELDPILMGIPLQLLAYHTAKALGRDIDKPRNLAKSVTVE, from the coding sequence ATGTGCGGAATTGTCGGATACATCGGGAAGCGTGACGTCGCCCCCCTCCTGCTGGAGGGTCTCCAGCGCCTGGAGTACCGCGGCTACGACTCCGCGGGCATCGTCGTCACCTCCCCGAAGACGCCCGGCCTGAAGATGGTCAAGGCCAAGGGCCGGGTGCGCGACCTGGAGGCCAAGGTCCCGGCGCGCTTCAAGGGCACCACCGGCATAGCCCACACCCGCTGGGCCACCCACGGCGCCCCCTCCGACGTGAACGCCCACCCGCACATGTCGGCCGACCAGAAGGTGGCCGTCGTCCACAACGGCATCATCGACAACGCCGCCGACCTGCGCCGCAAGCTGGAGGCGGACGGCGTCGAGTTCCTCTCCGAGACCGACACCGAGGTCCTCGTCCACCTGATCGCCCGCTCGCAGGCCGAGAAGCTGGAGGACAGGGTCCGCGAGACCCTGCGGGTGGTCGAGGGCACCTACGGCATCGCGGTGATGCACGCCGACTTCTCCGACCGCATCGTGGTGGCCCGCAACGGCTCCCCGGTCGTCCTCGGCATCGGTGAGAAGGAGATGTTCGTCGCCTCCGACATCGCCGCGCTGGTCGCCCACACCCGGCAGATAGTGACCCTCGACGACGGCGAGATGGCCACCCTCAAGGCCGACGACTTCCGGACGTACACCACCGAGGGCACCCGTACCTCGGCCGAACCGACCACCGTGGAGTGGGAGGCGGCGTCGTACGACATGGGCGGCCACGACACCTACATGCACAAGGAGATCCACGAGCAGGCCGACGCCGTGGACCGCGTGCTGCGCGGCCGCATCGACGACCGCTTCTCCACCGTGCACCTGGGCGGCCTGAACCTGGACGCCCGCGAGGCCCGGCAGATCCGCCGCGTGAAGATCCTCGGCTGCGGCACCTCGTACCACGCGGGCATGATCGGCGCCCAGATGATCGAGGAGCTGGCCCGCATCCCCGCCGACGCCGAGCCGGCGTCCGAGTTCCGCTACCGCAACGCGGTGGTCGACCCCGACACCCTGTACGTCGCGGTCTCCCAGTCCGGTGAGACGTACGACGTGCTGGCCGCCGTCCAGGAGCTCAAGCGCAAGGGCGCCCGGGTCCTCGGTGTGGTCAACGTGGTCGGCTCCGCGATCGCCCGTGAGGCCGACGGCGGCATCTACGTCCACGCCGGCCCCGAGGTCTGCGTCGTCTCCACCAAGTGCTTCACCAACACCACGGTCGCCTTCGCCCTGCTCGCCCTGCACCTGGGCCGCACCCGCGACCTGTCGGTGCGCGACGGCAAGCGGATCATCGCGGGCCTGCGCAAGCTGCCCGAGCAGATCACCGAGATCCTCAAGCAGGAGGAGGACATCAGGCAGCTGGCGGAGAGCTACGCCGAAGCCCGCTCGATGCTCTTCATCGGCCGCGTCCGGGGCTACCCGGTGGCCCGCGAGGCGTCCCTCAAGCTCAAGGAGGTCTCCTACATCCACGCCGAGGCCTACCCCGCCTCCGAGCTGAAGCACGGCCCGCTGGCCCTGATCGAGCCGGCGCTCCCCACGGTCGCGATCGTCCCCGACGACGACCTGCTGGAGAAGAACCGCGCGGCCCTGGAGGAGATCAAGGCCCGCGAGGGCAAGATCCTGGCGGTGGCCCACCGGCACCAGGAGAAGGCGGACCAGACGATCCTCGTCCCGAAGAACGAGGACGAACTCGACCCCATCCTGATGGGCATCCCCCTCCAGCTCCTCGCCTACCACACGGCGAAGGCCCTGGGCCGGGACATCGACAAGCCGCGGAACCTCGCCAAGTCGGTCACGGTGGAGTAA
- the orn gene encoding oligoribonuclease, with protein sequence MNDRMVWIDCEMTGLSLSDDALIEVAALVTDSELNVLGEGVDIVIRPPARALETMPEVVRRMHTASGLLAELENGTTLKDAEEQVLAYVKEHVKEPGKAPLCGNSVGTDRGFLLRDMPTLEDYLHYRIVDVSSVKELARRWYPRAYFNSPEKNGNHRALADIRESIAELRYYREAIFVPQPGPDSDTARTIAAKHVLPAQ encoded by the coding sequence ATGAACGATCGCATGGTGTGGATCGACTGCGAGATGACCGGCCTCTCGCTGTCCGACGACGCGCTCATCGAGGTGGCCGCCCTCGTCACCGACTCCGAGCTGAACGTACTGGGCGAGGGGGTGGACATCGTCATCCGGCCGCCGGCCCGGGCGCTGGAGACGATGCCGGAGGTGGTGCGTCGGATGCACACCGCGTCCGGGCTGCTCGCGGAGCTGGAGAACGGTACGACCCTGAAGGACGCCGAGGAGCAGGTGCTGGCGTACGTGAAGGAGCACGTGAAGGAACCCGGCAAGGCACCGCTGTGCGGCAACTCGGTCGGCACCGACCGGGGCTTCCTGCTGCGGGACATGCCGACCCTGGAGGACTACCTCCACTACCGGATCGTCGACGTGTCCTCGGTCAAGGAGCTGGCCCGCCGCTGGTACCCGCGGGCGTACTTCAACAGCCCCGAGAAGAACGGCAACCACCGGGCCCTCGCCGACATCCGCGAGTCGATCGCCGAGCTGCGCTACTACCGCGAGGCCATCTTCGTGCCGCAGCCCGGTCCGGACTCCGACACCGCCAGGACGATCGCCGCCAAGCACGTACTGCCCGCGCAGTAG
- a CDS encoding helix-turn-helix domain-containing protein — MSHDSTASPDAAARKLSGRRRKEIVAVLLFSGGPIFESSIPLSVFGIDRQDAGVPRYRLLVCAGEEGPLRTTGGLELTAPHGLEAISRAGTVVVPAWRSITSPPPEEALDALRRAHEEGARIVGLCTGAFVLAAAGLLDGRPATTHWMYAPTLAKRYPSVHVDPRELFVDDGDVLTSAGTAAGIDLCLHIVRTDHGNEAAGALARRLVVPPRRSGGQERYLDRSLPEEIGADPLAEVVAWALEHLHEQFDVETLAARAYMSRRTFDRRFRSLTGSAPLQWLITQRVLQAQRLLETSDYSVDEVVAGRCGFRSPVALRGHFRRQLGSSPAAYRAAYRARRPQGDKPGEAEPTMQPPGQQGAPAGLSGHGGPVGPPPALLHEHRDGGVPLQSRRAAAGAVGLLPGPRSGS, encoded by the coding sequence ATGAGCCACGACTCCACTGCCTCGCCGGACGCCGCAGCCCGGAAACTGTCCGGGCGACGCCGCAAGGAGATCGTCGCGGTGCTGCTGTTCAGCGGTGGCCCCATTTTCGAGAGTTCCATTCCGCTGTCGGTGTTCGGGATTGACCGCCAGGACGCCGGCGTGCCGCGCTACCGCCTGTTGGTGTGTGCCGGCGAGGAAGGCCCGCTGCGGACCACAGGGGGCCTGGAACTCACCGCACCGCATGGGCTGGAGGCGATCTCCCGCGCCGGGACGGTCGTCGTACCGGCCTGGCGTTCGATCACCTCACCACCACCGGAGGAGGCACTCGACGCGCTGCGCCGGGCACACGAGGAGGGCGCCCGCATCGTCGGGCTGTGCACGGGCGCGTTCGTGCTCGCCGCGGCCGGACTGCTGGACGGCCGCCCGGCGACCACCCACTGGATGTACGCACCGACGCTGGCCAAGCGCTACCCGTCGGTGCACGTCGATCCCCGTGAGCTGTTCGTCGACGACGGCGACGTGCTGACGAGCGCGGGTACGGCGGCCGGAATCGATCTCTGTCTCCACATCGTGCGGACGGACCACGGCAACGAGGCGGCCGGTGCGCTCGCCCGGCGCCTGGTGGTCCCGCCGCGCCGGTCGGGCGGTCAGGAGCGCTACCTCGACCGCTCTTTACCGGAGGAGATCGGCGCCGACCCGCTGGCCGAGGTCGTCGCCTGGGCGCTGGAACACCTCCACGAGCAGTTCGACGTGGAGACGCTGGCGGCACGCGCCTACATGAGCCGCCGTACGTTCGACCGCCGGTTCCGCTCGCTCACCGGGAGCGCACCGCTGCAGTGGCTGATCACGCAACGGGTGCTCCAGGCGCAGCGGCTGCTGGAGACGTCGGACTACTCCGTGGACGAGGTGGTGGCGGGCCGGTGCGGCTTCCGTTCACCCGTCGCGCTGCGCGGGCACTTCCGCCGCCAGCTCGGCTCGTCCCCCGCCGCCTACCGGGCCGCCTACCGGGCCCGTCGGCCGCAGGGCGACAAACCGGGTGAGGCGGAGCCGACGATGCAGCCGCCCGGCCAGCAGGGCGCGCCCGCGGGCCTCTCCGGCCACGGCGGACCGGTGGGCCCGCCACCGGCCCTGCTGCACGAGCACCGGGACGGCGGGGTACCCCTGCAGAGCCGCCGCGCCGCGGCCGGCGCGGTGGGACTGCTGCCGGGACCGCGCAGCGGAAGCTGA
- a CDS encoding beta-N-acetylhexosaminidase, producing MRRNHSTTPRLSRVLGSLLLLAAAGVVTLGAAPSAQAAAPVPLDRVVPAPASVTPGGTPYRITRDTRVRVDGTAEVRRIGAYLAGLLRPATGYPLPVTDQGTGGIRLALAQGDFGAEGYRLHSGADGVTLTARTPAGLFHGVQTLRQLLPAAVEKGTVQPGPWPIAGGTVQDHPRYAYRGAMLDVARHFFTVAQVERYIDQLALYKINELHLHLSDDQGWRIAVDSWPRLASYGGSTQVGGGPGGFYTKADYREIVRYAASRYLEVVPEIDMPGHTNAALASYAQLNCDGVAPPLYTGTQVGFSSLCVPRQVTYDFVDDVIRELAALTPGRYLHIGGDEAHSTSHTDYVAFMDRVQPVVAWYGKTVIGWHQLAGAHPARGALAQYWGLDGTSAAEKEQVAQAARNGTGLILSPADRVYLDMKYTSDTRLGTRWAGLVEVRRSYDWNPGAYLPGVPDTAIRGVEAPLWTETLARSADLEYMAFPRLAGAAELGWSPAATHDWEAYRARLAAQAPRWDALGIHYYRSPQVPWPTR from the coding sequence GTGAGACGGAACCACAGCACGACTCCCCGCTTGTCCCGGGTCCTCGGATCCCTGCTGCTGCTCGCGGCGGCCGGCGTCGTCACCCTCGGCGCGGCCCCCTCGGCGCAGGCCGCCGCCCCGGTCCCGCTGGACCGGGTGGTCCCGGCCCCCGCCTCGGTCACGCCGGGCGGAACGCCGTACCGCATCACCCGGGACACCCGGGTCCGCGTCGACGGAACCGCCGAGGTCCGCCGCATCGGCGCCTATCTGGCCGGCCTGCTCCGCCCGGCCACCGGCTACCCGCTGCCGGTCACCGACCAGGGCACCGGCGGTATCCGACTCGCCCTGGCGCAGGGCGACTTCGGTGCCGAGGGCTACCGGCTGCACAGCGGCGCGGACGGTGTCACCCTCACCGCCCGCACCCCCGCCGGGCTCTTCCACGGCGTCCAGACGCTGCGTCAGCTCCTCCCGGCCGCCGTCGAGAAGGGGACCGTGCAGCCCGGGCCCTGGCCGATCGCCGGCGGCACCGTGCAGGACCACCCGCGCTACGCCTACCGGGGCGCCATGCTGGACGTCGCCCGGCACTTCTTCACGGTCGCCCAGGTCGAGCGCTACATCGACCAGTTGGCCCTCTACAAGATCAACGAGCTGCACCTGCACCTGAGCGACGACCAGGGCTGGCGCATCGCCGTCGACTCCTGGCCGCGCCTGGCCTCCTACGGCGGCTCCACCCAGGTCGGCGGCGGCCCCGGCGGCTTCTACACCAAGGCCGACTACCGGGAGATCGTCCGGTACGCGGCCTCCCGCTACCTGGAGGTCGTGCCCGAGATCGACATGCCCGGCCACACCAACGCGGCCCTCGCCTCCTACGCGCAGCTCAACTGCGACGGGGTGGCGCCCCCGCTGTACACCGGCACCCAGGTCGGCTTCAGCTCGCTGTGCGTGCCCCGGCAGGTCACCTACGACTTCGTGGACGACGTGATCCGGGAGCTGGCCGCCCTCACCCCCGGCCGCTACCTGCACATCGGCGGCGACGAGGCGCACTCCACGAGCCACACCGACTACGTCGCCTTCATGGACCGCGTGCAGCCGGTCGTCGCCTGGTACGGCAAGACGGTCATCGGCTGGCACCAGCTCGCCGGCGCGCACCCGGCCCGCGGTGCCCTCGCCCAGTACTGGGGCCTGGACGGCACCAGCGCGGCGGAGAAGGAGCAGGTCGCGCAGGCCGCCCGGAACGGCACGGGCCTGATCCTGTCCCCGGCCGACCGGGTCTACCTCGACATGAAGTACACGAGCGACACCAGGCTCGGCACCAGGTGGGCGGGCCTGGTGGAGGTGAGGCGCTCCTACGACTGGAACCCCGGCGCCTACCTGCCGGGAGTCCCGGACACGGCGATCCGGGGCGTCGAGGCGCCGCTGTGGACCGAGACCCTGGCCCGGTCCGCCGACCTGGAGTACATGGCGTTCCCGCGCCTGGCCGGTGCCGCCGAGCTGGGCTGGTCACCGGCGGCCACGCACGACTGGGAGGCCTACCGGGCGCGGCTGGCCGCCCAGGCCCCGCGCTGGGACGCCCTCGGCATCCACTACTACCGGTCGCCCCAGGTGCCCTGGCCGACCCGCTGA
- a CDS encoding universal stress protein: MAGHEFFEPADRKRPVADPTAADPLAAEDARPSCDPAFRHGVVVGFDGSTSSERALAYAIGMAHRSHSGLIIVHVANRLPTTVWAGCEPPVFVDVPDHRTEVLGLELACADYLAEVPWILVERGGDICHELEEVGREYEADAIVVGSTHGIVGRIFGSVAGRLAKRARRPVIVIP, from the coding sequence ATGGCCGGTCACGAATTCTTCGAACCCGCGGACCGCAAGCGGCCGGTCGCCGATCCCACGGCGGCCGATCCCCTGGCGGCGGAAGACGCACGCCCTTCCTGCGACCCCGCCTTCCGGCACGGAGTCGTGGTCGGCTTCGACGGCTCCACGTCCAGCGAGCGCGCCCTCGCCTACGCGATCGGCATGGCCCACCGTTCCCACTCCGGTCTGATCATCGTGCATGTCGCGAACCGGCTGCCCACCACCGTGTGGGCCGGCTGCGAGCCGCCCGTCTTCGTGGACGTGCCGGACCACCGCACGGAGGTCCTGGGGCTGGAGCTGGCGTGTGCGGACTATCTGGCCGAGGTGCCGTGGATCCTGGTCGAGCGGGGCGGTGACATCTGCCACGAGCTGGAAGAGGTCGGGCGGGAGTACGAGGCCGACGCGATCGTCGTCGGTTCCACGCACGGCATCGTCGGCCGCATCTTCGGCTCCGTCGCGGGACGGCTCGCCAAGCGGGCGCGGCGGCCCGTGATCGTCATTCCCTGA
- a CDS encoding DUF4429 domain-containing protein yields MAEIIQKDGTWAFDGDTLRLTPGRDRNVGLLRRELGELAVPLQALAGVSFEQGRKAGRLRLRLRDGADPLLQATAGRLTEPHDPYQLAVEPDRYGVAEYVADELRRALALAGVSPEPSGSYLLPGPSLPVSVSAGDGTAGFDGERVRLEWNWKTEGAKASAGPRTIPLGDITGVEWQPAAGLENGHLRFLVRGAPVTAPPKYDPNAVELWGFRKDPLTALVAAAVQARLPHPSAAGPDPRRIPPQPAGERAGDDHDALLRRLRELGELHRDGVLTDEEFTLAKRAVLKRL; encoded by the coding sequence ATGGCGGAAATCATCCAGAAGGACGGCACTTGGGCCTTCGACGGCGACACCCTGCGCCTCACCCCGGGCCGGGACAGGAACGTGGGCCTGCTCCGCCGCGAGCTGGGGGAACTCGCCGTACCGCTTCAGGCGTTGGCCGGTGTCTCGTTCGAACAGGGCCGGAAGGCGGGGCGGCTCAGGCTGCGCTTGCGCGACGGCGCCGACCCGCTGCTCCAGGCCACCGCCGGCCGGCTCACCGAGCCGCACGACCCGTACCAGCTGGCCGTGGAGCCGGACCGGTACGGCGTCGCCGAGTACGTCGCCGACGAGCTGCGCAGGGCCCTGGCGCTGGCGGGGGTGTCCCCGGAACCGTCCGGCTCCTACCTGCTGCCGGGCCCGTCGCTGCCGGTGTCGGTGTCGGCCGGGGACGGCACGGCGGGCTTCGACGGGGAGCGGGTGCGGCTGGAGTGGAACTGGAAGACGGAGGGCGCCAAGGCCTCCGCCGGCCCGCGCACGATCCCCCTCGGGGACATCACCGGGGTGGAGTGGCAGCCGGCGGCCGGCCTGGAGAACGGCCATCTGCGGTTCCTGGTGCGCGGCGCCCCGGTCACCGCGCCGCCCAAGTACGACCCGAACGCGGTGGAGCTGTGGGGCTTCCGGAAGGACCCGCTGACGGCCCTGGTGGCGGCGGCCGTGCAGGCGCGCCTGCCGCACCCCTCGGCGGCCGGGCCGGACCCGCGGAGGATCCCGCCGCAGCCGGCCGGGGAGCGGGCCGGGGACGACCACGACGCCCTGCTGCGCCGGCTGCGCGAGCTGGGCGAGCTGCACCGTGACGGGGTGCTCACGGACGAGGAGTTCACCCTGGCCAAGCGGGCGGTCCTCAAGCGCCTGTGA